One segment of Candidatus Nezhaarchaeales archaeon DNA contains the following:
- a CDS encoding PaREP1 family protein yields MLRYLDSDTTESNISAKERRVTAQRISVGSVYTMFVNSDYYDVLQEPVPRESSTYELFGEWPELGPVVKKLFKGEELNERDEGWLREVSEETGWELNDVIDDLKNISRDPVERAEKYYSLYTEYLEEAKNYYRLNNFRQAGEKLYGAVLALIKYYAAIKGMPLIHWSRGKIERFITNNVKQELRKLFRDLLDKTQPLHEHFYEAHLDEQTFKERWIEALKLLERIHDLIRFSNTF; encoded by the coding sequence TTGCTTCGTTACTTAGATTCCGATACTACGGAATCAAATATTAGCGCTAAGGAGAGGCGAGTTACAGCGCAGCGTATCAGCGTAGGGAGCGTTTACACGATGTTTGTGAACTCTGACTATTACGATGTTCTTCAAGAACCTGTTCCCAGAGAAAGCTCCACGTATGAACTATTTGGTGAATGGCCTGAGCTAGGGCCCGTGGTTAAAAAGCTCTTCAAAGGTGAAGAACTCAATGAACGGGATGAGGGCTGGCTGAGGGAGGTTTCAGAGGAAACTGGCTGGGAATTAAACGATGTGATCGACGATCTGAAGAATATAAGCAGAGATCCTGTTGAGAGAGCTGAAAAATACTATAGCCTTTATACAGAGTACCTAGAGGAAGCTAAGAATTATTATAGGCTCAACAACTTTAGACAAGCCGGAGAGAAGCTATACGGTGCCGTCCTCGCCCTCATCAAGTACTACGCAGCGATCAAAGGAATGCCGCTAATTCATTGGAGCAGAGGTAAAATAGAGAGGTTCATAACAAACAATGTAAAGCAAGAGCTTAGAAAGTTATTCAGAGACCTGCTAGATAAAACACAGCCACTCCACGAGCACTTCTACGAGGCACACTTAGACGAACAAACGTTCAAAGAGAGGTGGATCGAGGCGCTGAAGCTGCTGGAAAGAATTCATGACTTAATTAGATTTTCTAATACATTTTAA
- a CDS encoding DUF763 domain-containing protein — MKTVKYLRFYCSLRGKRRLTFQPIFPLEFGVGMGLTGTVELPLHAGGVPRWLISRMTRLAKGVLTIMVDEHGVDEVLKRFSDPLWFQAFSCVLGFDWNSSGTTTVTCAVVKSVLANENLGLKMAGGKGLKSLQTLKELDVLGEELNLATGSVEGLKKASRLSAKVDNAAVQDGYSIYHHVILVCKHGHWAVVQQGMNVKEVAARRYHWLSTRLKSFVNEPHSGIIGDRGHNYVLDMTAEESEACRRVCVDVAVEGPVKALRLLREAKARVKGPLDAWLEVKGKVEPPPHYRFAPDSFNWEVLKRCYELKPGNYEELLQVHGLGPATIRGLALIAELIYGERPSWKDPVKYSFAFGGKDGIPYPVNRRSMDEAISFLQDALESAELGSKEKLLALKRLQGLVVRLPP; from the coding sequence TTGAAAACGGTTAAATACCTACGTTTCTATTGTAGTCTCCGCGGGAAGCGTAGGTTAACGTTCCAACCTATATTTCCGCTGGAGTTTGGAGTAGGAATGGGTTTAACGGGTACGGTGGAATTACCCCTTCACGCTGGAGGGGTTCCACGCTGGCTTATATCTAGGATGACTAGGCTGGCTAAGGGCGTATTAACGATAATGGTTGACGAGCATGGGGTTGACGAGGTTTTAAAACGCTTCTCCGACCCCCTCTGGTTTCAAGCTTTTTCATGCGTTTTAGGCTTCGACTGGAATAGTAGTGGGACGACGACCGTTACCTGCGCCGTCGTTAAATCGGTCTTAGCGAATGAAAACCTAGGCTTAAAGATGGCCGGTGGGAAAGGCTTGAAATCGCTTCAAACGTTGAAGGAACTCGACGTACTTGGCGAGGAGTTAAACCTAGCTACGGGTAGCGTAGAAGGCTTGAAGAAGGCGAGTAGGCTTTCGGCTAAGGTGGATAACGCGGCGGTTCAAGACGGCTACTCCATATACCACCACGTGATACTCGTCTGTAAGCATGGACACTGGGCCGTGGTTCAGCAGGGTATGAACGTTAAGGAGGTAGCGGCTCGAAGATACCATTGGCTTTCGACGAGGCTTAAAAGCTTCGTAAACGAGCCGCACTCCGGGATTATCGGGGATAGGGGGCATAACTACGTCTTAGACATGACCGCCGAGGAAAGCGAAGCCTGTAGAAGGGTATGCGTAGACGTAGCGGTTGAAGGCCCCGTAAAGGCCTTAAGGCTTCTACGCGAAGCCAAAGCTAGGGTTAAAGGTCCGCTAGACGCTTGGCTCGAGGTTAAAGGTAAGGTTGAACCGCCCCCCCACTACCGTTTCGCCCCCGACTCCTTTAACTGGGAGGTTTTAAAGAGGTGCTACGAGCTTAAACCGGGAAACTACGAAGAACTCCTTCAAGTCCACGGCCTAGGACCCGCCACGATTAGAGGGCTCGCCTTAATAGCCGAATTGATCTACGGGGAACGGCCAAGCTGGAAGGACCCGGTAAAATACTCCTTCGCCTTCGGCGGTAAGGACGGAATCCCCTACCCGGTTAATAGGAGGAGCATGGATGAAGCAATAAGCTTCCTTCAAGACGCCCTCGAATCCGCTGAACTAGGCTCTAAGGAGAAACTATTAGCCTTAAAAAGGCTTCAAGGCCTAGTAGTTAGACTACCCCCTTAA